A region of Natribaculum luteum DNA encodes the following proteins:
- a CDS encoding helix-turn-helix domain-containing protein: MATVMEFTSPAEEFPLGSVFESLPGVTVELERLIPHETLIIPYFWVRGVEAEDIEAAFEPHAGVTNIRSVDSIEDEYLMRAEWKPEYFGVLSALAKASVVVLAGIGTKDGWRFEVRSEGQEAIAEFREYCQENDIPIAITAIHAMLPIQGEGYELTETQREALVLAYERGYFDTPRETSLEEIADELGITQQSLSSRLRRGHRRLIGATLSSSS, translated from the coding sequence ATGGCGACCGTGATGGAGTTTACGAGTCCGGCAGAGGAATTTCCGTTGGGTAGTGTGTTCGAGAGTTTGCCGGGTGTGACGGTCGAACTGGAGCGGCTGATTCCACACGAGACGCTGATTATTCCGTACTTCTGGGTACGCGGTGTAGAAGCGGAGGACATCGAAGCTGCGTTCGAACCACACGCTGGCGTGACCAATATCCGATCTGTCGATAGCATCGAAGACGAGTATCTCATGCGTGCTGAGTGGAAACCAGAGTACTTCGGCGTCCTGAGTGCGCTTGCCAAGGCCAGCGTTGTCGTGCTCGCTGGGATCGGTACGAAAGACGGGTGGCGATTCGAGGTGCGCAGCGAGGGTCAGGAGGCAATCGCTGAATTTCGAGAGTACTGCCAGGAAAACGATATTCCGATAGCGATCACCGCTATCCACGCAATGCTTCCGATTCAAGGGGAGGGCTACGAATTGACCGAGACGCAACGCGAGGCGCTGGTGTTAGCCTACGAGCGGGGCTACTTCGACACCCCACGCGAGACCTCGCTCGAAGAGATCGCTGACGAACTCGGCATCACACAGCAGTCACTCTCGTCACGCCTCCGACGCGGGCATCGACGCCTCATTGGAGCAACGCTTAGCAGTTCGTCGTGA
- a CDS encoding HalOD1 output domain-containing protein — MDATVSGVGVAEVEYSREPGTVRTQFDQAKTPASMAVIATLAEVMDTDPVELSPLHSTVDPEALDALVQVRNWTTGDTHITFVHEGHEIRVHSYGVITIMPQATNHQQSDPSKARENDF, encoded by the coding sequence ATGGACGCAACGGTATCGGGAGTCGGCGTAGCAGAAGTCGAGTACTCCCGGGAACCTGGGACTGTTCGCACCCAGTTTGATCAGGCGAAGACACCTGCGAGCATGGCTGTTATCGCAACGCTGGCGGAAGTTATGGACACTGATCCGGTTGAGCTGAGCCCGCTCCATTCCACTGTTGACCCAGAGGCGTTAGATGCGCTCGTTCAGGTTCGAAACTGGACGACCGGAGATACTCACATTACATTCGTGCACGAGGGCCACGAGATCCGCGTGCATAGCTACGGCGTGATCACAATCATGCCCCAGGCCACGAACCACCAGCAGAGCGATCCGAGCAAGGCGCGGGAAAATGACTTCTGA
- a CDS encoding DHH family phosphoesterase: MHDELISDDELPLARKSVLPGTGFFLPDSLEDDLEDEQAKAALEGTEVAVVADPDADGLACVALLREAYDDVRNVPDPEELTGDETDADDADDETPDPLEEPEPTPHRVALLPASPHDLEDQLERVGEHADEGIDVYICDLCPDRYEYVEEELEAALEVADRVAWYDHHQWGDDVAAAVREAGVDLVVGDSEEECSADVVYRSLEYDFDPTYEDLAAVTRDHDLWLREDPRSDDLADYAYWTGPEEYVEVVREYGADLPEWVEAYLAEKRVEKEALIDRAVSRAEFREIGDYTVGVTYGRCSQNEVAEAMREQGADASVVVKPAGSASIRGTDAFDRCHEVAGRVNGGGHPKAAGCKPDIYDDMLDYAHHWTSRGAVTKQVILDAFRAVVDGEATEDETS; the protein is encoded by the coding sequence ATGCACGACGAACTCATCTCGGACGACGAGCTTCCGCTCGCCCGCAAGTCCGTCCTCCCCGGGACCGGCTTCTTTCTTCCCGACTCGCTCGAGGACGACCTCGAGGACGAACAGGCGAAAGCCGCACTCGAGGGGACGGAGGTCGCCGTCGTCGCCGACCCGGACGCCGACGGCCTCGCCTGCGTCGCCTTGCTCCGGGAGGCCTACGACGACGTCCGGAACGTCCCCGATCCGGAAGAACTGACCGGCGACGAGACGGACGCAGACGACGCCGACGACGAGACACCGGACCCACTCGAGGAGCCCGAACCGACGCCCCACCGCGTCGCGCTCCTCCCGGCCAGCCCGCACGACCTCGAAGACCAGCTCGAACGCGTCGGCGAACACGCCGACGAGGGGATCGACGTCTACATCTGTGACCTCTGTCCGGACCGCTACGAGTACGTCGAGGAGGAGCTCGAGGCCGCCCTCGAGGTCGCAGACCGCGTCGCCTGGTACGACCACCACCAGTGGGGCGACGACGTGGCGGCCGCAGTACGCGAGGCCGGCGTCGACCTCGTCGTTGGCGACAGCGAAGAAGAGTGTAGCGCGGACGTCGTCTACCGCTCGCTCGAGTACGACTTCGACCCGACGTACGAGGACCTCGCCGCGGTGACCCGCGACCACGACCTCTGGCTGCGAGAAGATCCCCGTAGCGACGACCTCGCGGACTACGCCTACTGGACCGGCCCCGAAGAGTACGTGGAGGTCGTCCGCGAGTACGGTGCGGACCTGCCGGAGTGGGTCGAGGCGTACCTGGCCGAGAAACGCGTCGAGAAGGAGGCGCTCATCGACCGCGCCGTCTCCCGCGCGGAGTTTCGCGAGATCGGCGACTACACCGTCGGCGTCACCTACGGCCGCTGCTCGCAAAACGAGGTCGCCGAGGCGATGCGCGAGCAGGGTGCCGACGCCTCCGTCGTCGTCAAACCGGCCGGTTCGGCGTCGATCCGCGGCACCGACGCGTTCGACCGCTGTCACGAGGTCGCCGGGCGAGTAAACGGCGGCGGCCACCCCAAGGCAGCCGGCTGTAAACCCGACATCTACGACGACATGCTCGACTACGCCCACCACTGGACCTCTCGTGGCGCGGTGACGAAACAGGTCATCCTCGACGCGTTCCGTGCCGTCGTCGACGGGGAGGCCACGGAGGACGAGACGTCGTAG
- a CDS encoding universal stress protein, translating into MFDTVVVATDGSTSVTRAVDVGLDLAGRFDADVHALSVIDAGEVDASPEQLRDELETALETHAEAALATVHERAGNGLTTEIREGHPAPEICAYAREIDADLVVTGTRGRHGENRFLLGSVAEKVVRSSPVPVLTVRQLETATDEPAAEA; encoded by the coding sequence ATGTTCGATACGGTCGTCGTCGCAACTGACGGCTCGACGAGCGTCACCCGGGCCGTCGACGTCGGACTCGACCTCGCCGGACGGTTCGACGCCGACGTGCACGCGCTCTCGGTGATCGACGCGGGCGAGGTCGACGCCTCGCCGGAACAGCTCCGTGACGAACTCGAGACCGCACTCGAGACCCACGCCGAAGCCGCGCTCGCGACCGTCCACGAGCGTGCCGGAAACGGACTCACGACCGAGATTCGAGAGGGCCACCCGGCACCGGAGATCTGTGCCTACGCCAGAGAGATCGACGCCGACCTGGTCGTCACCGGCACGCGCGGTCGCCACGGCGAAAACCGGTTTTTGCTCGGTAGCGTCGCCGAGAAGGTCGTCCGCTCCTCGCCCGTCCCCGTGTTGACGGTCCGCCAGCTCGAGACCGCGACCGACGAGCCGGCCGCCGAGGCCTGA
- a CDS encoding universal stress protein — translation MDASEPFTVDTVLAPVDGSEESATAAEYAVAVADRYGASVHALYVIGRGVVKGMDAGAVDEEDVADNAREFLGDVESVAGEYGVAVSTSMIHGFSSTRKTRHPGSVVLDAADAVGADFIVIPRESVTDTSPDVLERAAEYVLAYASQPVLSV, via the coding sequence ATGGACGCAAGCGAGCCGTTTACGGTCGACACCGTCCTCGCCCCCGTCGACGGAAGTGAGGAGTCCGCCACTGCAGCCGAATACGCCGTCGCCGTCGCCGATCGCTACGGCGCGTCCGTCCACGCACTCTACGTCATCGGACGCGGCGTCGTCAAGGGAATGGACGCGGGGGCCGTCGACGAGGAAGACGTCGCCGACAACGCCCGTGAGTTCCTCGGTGACGTCGAGAGCGTCGCCGGCGAGTACGGCGTCGCGGTGTCGACCTCGATGATCCACGGCTTCTCGTCGACGCGCAAGACGCGCCACCCGGGAAGCGTCGTGCTCGACGCCGCCGACGCCGTCGGTGCCGACTTCATCGTCATCCCGCGCGAGTCGGTGACCGACACGTCGCCGGACGTCCTGGAACGGGCCGCGGAGTACGTCCTCGCGTACGCGAGCCAGCCGGTCCTCTCGGTCTAG
- a CDS encoding GNAT family N-acetyltransferase — translation MRGSRVYPDERAGPFPAPPDTFEDGEGRSIEIRALEEDDDSQVDDLVAMYLEFDPVDRAQGIPPTGEQRIREWLDPILEGSVNVVAWHDEQVVGHATLVPDTDDPAVATDQPDSIEWELAIFVLQAYQQAGIGTQLLEHLLGYASEVGIENVWLTVERWNGPAISLYEAVGFEVCSAESFEQEMAIRLE, via the coding sequence ATGAGAGGCTCACGCGTCTATCCCGACGAACGGGCCGGACCGTTCCCGGCACCACCAGATACGTTCGAAGACGGCGAAGGACGGTCGATCGAGATCCGAGCGCTCGAGGAAGACGACGACAGTCAGGTCGACGACCTCGTCGCGATGTACCTCGAGTTCGATCCCGTCGACCGCGCACAGGGCATCCCGCCGACCGGCGAACAGCGCATCCGGGAGTGGCTCGACCCCATCCTCGAGGGCAGCGTCAACGTCGTCGCCTGGCACGACGAACAGGTCGTCGGTCACGCCACCCTCGTTCCCGACACCGACGACCCCGCGGTGGCGACCGACCAGCCGGACAGTATCGAGTGGGAACTCGCCATCTTCGTCCTCCAGGCCTACCAGCAAGCCGGGATCGGGACGCAGTTGCTCGAGCACTTGCTCGGCTACGCCAGCGAGGTGGGCATCGAGAACGTGTGGCTCACCGTCGAGCGGTGGAACGGACCGGCGATCTCGCTGTACGAGGCAGTCGGCTTCGAGGTCTGTAGCGCAGAGAGCTTCGAACAGGAGATGGCGATCCGCCTCGAGTAG
- a CDS encoding universal stress protein yields the protein MNVLLGIVGSDESMRALRATVERTREVGDDLTIAVVEKPESDRTKEDVYAQTEELVEEAGIDAEIRTLEGDPGSALVELAERGEFDQLVIGGGTQSPMGKIRLGPITEFVLLNATTTVKLIR from the coding sequence ATGAACGTGTTACTGGGGATCGTCGGCAGCGACGAGTCGATGCGAGCCCTCCGGGCGACGGTCGAACGAACCCGCGAGGTCGGCGACGACCTCACCATCGCGGTCGTCGAGAAACCCGAATCGGACCGCACGAAAGAGGACGTGTACGCCCAGACGGAGGAACTCGTCGAAGAGGCAGGCATCGACGCGGAGATCCGGACGCTCGAGGGCGATCCCGGGAGTGCGCTGGTCGAGTTGGCCGAACGCGGCGAGTTCGACCAGCTCGTGATCGGCGGCGGCACCCAGAGCCCGATGGGCAAGATCCGTCTCGGCCCGATCACGGAGTTCGTCCTGTTGAACGCGACGACGACGGTGAAACTGATCCGATGA
- a CDS encoding ATP-binding protein, translated as MSDAALDVVEFLLTTSAYSDDRSLDENDLPPEFRRVFWTGGSSDDDGGDSTGQRGGIQRPLSVTNSTARAATGIDRPWEVVSDLMFTDRDDFSGSITITETEMAERWFLERVDEERLMKNPTLAKHFGDRDDLDLDYEQAREMNRPIQADRVWIDGLLEEYFDDEDDEDMLDLVEVRAPEEVDVSLDDIVLTPDQEGEIEKISKAIEHRDYLAEIGLREIGKLLFVGPPGTGKTSTARALARDMDLPFVEVKLSMITSQYLGETAKNVDKTFEVAKRLSPCILFIDEFDFVAKTRRSDEHAALKRAVNTLLKSIDDVSLIQDDVLLIGATNHPDQLDAAAWRRFDEIVNFPKPDGAMRADILRVITRAMDIEEFDPQVVADATEGLTGSDLRMVLREAVLDALTENRTTLTQEDLLEAVADFEERDNLKNMDMIEGDHDALVAGGDIGKASDGGTSSSHDHDHGHSHGHDHDHDHNHSH; from the coding sequence ATGAGTGACGCGGCACTCGATGTCGTCGAGTTCCTGCTCACGACGAGCGCCTATTCGGACGATCGATCGCTAGACGAAAACGACCTGCCACCGGAGTTCCGTCGTGTCTTCTGGACCGGCGGCTCGAGTGACGACGACGGTGGCGATTCGACGGGCCAGCGTGGAGGAATTCAACGACCGCTGTCGGTGACGAACAGTACCGCACGCGCGGCGACGGGCATCGACCGGCCCTGGGAGGTAGTCTCCGATCTCATGTTCACTGACCGAGACGACTTCTCGGGAAGTATCACGATCACCGAGACGGAGATGGCCGAACGCTGGTTCCTCGAGCGCGTCGACGAGGAACGGCTGATGAAAAACCCGACGCTCGCGAAGCACTTCGGGGATCGCGACGACCTCGACCTCGACTACGAGCAAGCCCGCGAGATGAATCGCCCGATCCAGGCCGACCGGGTCTGGATCGACGGCCTGCTCGAGGAGTACTTCGACGACGAGGACGACGAGGACATGCTCGACCTCGTCGAGGTCCGCGCGCCCGAGGAGGTGGACGTCTCGCTCGACGACATCGTCCTCACGCCGGACCAGGAGGGCGAAATCGAGAAGATCTCGAAGGCGATCGAGCACCGCGACTACCTCGCGGAGATCGGCCTGCGCGAGATCGGCAAACTGCTGTTCGTCGGACCGCCGGGAACCGGCAAGACCTCGACTGCGAGGGCACTCGCGCGCGACATGGATCTCCCGTTCGTCGAGGTCAAACTGTCGATGATCACCTCCCAGTACTTAGGCGAGACGGCGAAAAACGTCGACAAGACCTTCGAGGTCGCAAAGCGGCTGTCGCCGTGTATCCTCTTTATCGACGAGTTCGACTTCGTCGCCAAGACCCGCCGGAGCGACGAACACGCCGCGCTCAAACGCGCCGTCAACACCTTACTCAAGAGCATCGACGACGTCTCGCTGATCCAGGACGACGTCCTGCTGATCGGCGCGACGAACCACCCCGACCAGCTCGACGCCGCCGCCTGGCGTCGCTTCGACGAGATCGTCAACTTCCCCAAGCCGGATGGTGCGATGCGGGCGGACATCCTCCGGGTCATCACCCGCGCGATGGACATCGAGGAGTTCGATCCCCAGGTCGTCGCCGACGCCACCGAGGGGCTCACCGGCAGCGACCTCCGGATGGTCCTCCGGGAGGCCGTCCTCGACGCGCTGACCGAGAACCGGACGACGCTCACCCAGGAGGACCTCCTCGAGGCCGTCGCCGACTTCGAGGAGCGAGACAACCTGAAGAACATGGACATGATCGAGGGCGACCACGACGCACTCGTCGCGGGCGGCGACATCGGGAAGGCGAGCGACGGCGGGACGTCGAGCAGCCACGATCACGATCACGGTCACAGTCACGGCCACGACCACGACCACGATCACAATCACAGCCACTGA
- a CDS encoding MBL fold metallo-hydrolase, translating to MRITLLGTGDTTGTPTVGCDCDTCQEARARGVERTRFSVHVENERTGESLLVDASPDFRYQFLRDGVSLPDAAVITHIHFDHLDGLGNVFRVVDSLDVYAADETDPQTDESVAETVADDYHYLEAVTVRPTTPFEPVRICGFDVTLVPVDHPPLVCYGLAVEDPETGAKLSITGDTSYALPDDSRAVLADPDLLLADAIVPASLCEYHPLGGRHEDANGVPRTFGTKHMTREGALALADELNATETRLVHVAHFYPVEEAFEEPLAVDGEEYTL from the coding sequence ATGCGTATCACGCTGCTCGGCACCGGTGACACGACGGGAACGCCCACCGTCGGTTGCGACTGCGACACCTGCCAGGAGGCTCGAGCCCGCGGCGTCGAACGGACCCGGTTTTCGGTCCACGTCGAGAACGAGCGCACCGGCGAGTCGCTGCTGGTCGACGCCAGTCCCGACTTTCGGTACCAGTTCCTGCGTGACGGAGTGTCCCTCCCCGACGCTGCCGTCATCACGCACATCCACTTCGACCACCTCGACGGACTGGGCAACGTCTTCCGCGTCGTCGACTCGCTGGACGTCTACGCCGCCGACGAGACCGACCCGCAGACGGACGAGAGCGTCGCCGAGACCGTCGCCGACGACTACCACTACCTCGAGGCGGTGACGGTTCGACCGACGACGCCGTTCGAACCCGTCCGCATCTGCGGGTTCGACGTGACGCTCGTCCCCGTCGATCACCCGCCGCTGGTCTGTTACGGCCTCGCCGTCGAGGACCCCGAGACCGGCGCGAAGCTGTCGATCACGGGCGACACGAGTTACGCCCTCCCGGACGACTCGCGTGCGGTGCTGGCCGACCCCGACCTGCTGCTCGCCGACGCCATCGTCCCCGCGAGCCTCTGTGAGTACCATCCACTCGGCGGTCGCCACGAGGACGCAAACGGCGTCCCCCGGACCTTCGGGACGAAACACATGACTCGAGAGGGGGCGCTGGCGCTCGCAGACGAGCTGAACGCCACGGAGACGCGACTGGTCCACGTCGCCCACTTTTACCCCGTCGAGGAGGCCTTCGAGGAACCGCTCGCCGTCGACGGCGAGGAGTACACGCTCTAA
- a CDS encoding DUF5787 family protein encodes MTEFAFELELCATLEERRDGIVARQLGGSVADPGGRVLDVVCVEPGPAFDERVAITPASIPDAAIESDVGPGRARYWKDAFDCHPETARRATERAVDIGFFERERHNGRDYVRQVARYPDWFDRLVGIENKPDLGRPGDLESQLRTDVSLGLVDEVILATESYVTRAHLNRIPEEVGVWRVRRRRDDRPAIEVVREPTSLPADDWGVELLEERPGRTDVEVVSPAAKARARRRLAERAYGKGWRTFDLPACRTCRPDESSGATLPYCEWAGRVVDAATVCGPACGGYDPGDEPAVDLEAERERRTPWEGDPAGKRRRQAGLDRFGEP; translated from the coding sequence GTGACCGAGTTCGCGTTCGAACTCGAGCTGTGTGCCACCCTCGAGGAGCGACGCGACGGGATCGTCGCTCGCCAGCTCGGCGGGAGCGTCGCCGACCCCGGCGGCCGCGTGCTGGACGTCGTCTGCGTCGAACCCGGACCGGCGTTCGACGAGCGCGTCGCGATCACGCCGGCGTCGATCCCCGACGCAGCGATCGAGAGCGACGTCGGCCCCGGCCGGGCACGCTACTGGAAAGACGCCTTCGACTGCCACCCCGAGACCGCGCGCCGGGCCACCGAGCGCGCCGTCGATATCGGCTTCTTCGAGCGCGAACGACACAACGGCCGCGACTACGTCAGGCAGGTCGCCCGCTACCCCGACTGGTTCGACCGACTCGTCGGCATCGAGAACAAGCCGGACCTCGGACGGCCGGGCGACCTCGAGTCGCAGTTGCGGACGGACGTCAGCCTGGGACTCGTCGACGAGGTGATCCTCGCGACCGAGAGCTACGTGACTCGAGCACACTTAAATCGCATCCCCGAGGAGGTCGGCGTCTGGCGAGTCCGGCGTCGCCGGGACGACCGGCCGGCGATCGAGGTCGTTCGCGAGCCGACGTCGCTGCCCGCCGACGACTGGGGCGTCGAACTCCTCGAGGAGCGGCCGGGCCGGACGGACGTCGAGGTGGTCTCCCCCGCGGCGAAGGCACGTGCCCGTCGACGGCTGGCCGAACGCGCCTACGGGAAGGGGTGGCGGACCTTCGACCTGCCTGCCTGTCGGACGTGTCGTCCCGACGAGTCGTCGGGAGCGACGCTGCCGTACTGCGAGTGGGCGGGACGCGTCGTCGACGCCGCGACGGTGTGTGGTCCCGCCTGCGGCGGCTACGACCCCGGCGACGAACCCGCGGTCGACCTCGAGGCCGAACGCGAACGCCGCACGCCGTGGGAGGGCGATCCGGCGGGGAAACGTCGCCGACAGGCCGGGCTCGATCGGTTCGGAGAGCCTTAG
- a CDS encoding winged helix-turn-helix domain-containing protein translates to MSRSDVSSESAKLLECTDCLAPADAFALIGNETRLSILEALWVADERPVSFSELRREVGMRDSAQFNYHLQKLTGHFVRQVEDGYEFKHAGEKVVRSVIAGSFNEHPTLEPFAVEGSCVACDGPLQAVYEDERLAIECPDCGQRHGEYSFPPGGLNGRTREEIADAFDQRVRHLHCLAADGVCPECSGRMETHIVEDGVCCLGVGVRVDHECAQCGHTLCSAAGLRLLDHSEVVSFHRERGVRLDERPYWTLPWCVSDEYTRVLECDPCRLEVRLPVDGDELRVVMDGDLEVLETTVESSG, encoded by the coding sequence ATGAGCAGGTCAGACGTCTCGAGCGAGTCCGCAAAACTCCTCGAGTGTACGGACTGTCTCGCACCGGCCGACGCGTTCGCGCTGATCGGCAACGAGACGCGGCTGTCGATCCTCGAGGCGCTGTGGGTGGCCGACGAGCGGCCGGTCTCGTTTTCCGAACTGCGCCGGGAGGTCGGAATGCGCGATTCGGCACAGTTCAACTACCACCTCCAGAAGCTGACCGGACACTTCGTCCGGCAGGTCGAGGACGGCTACGAGTTCAAACACGCCGGCGAGAAGGTCGTCCGGTCGGTGATCGCGGGCTCGTTCAACGAGCATCCGACGCTCGAGCCGTTCGCCGTCGAGGGGTCGTGTGTCGCCTGCGATGGGCCGTTGCAGGCCGTCTACGAGGACGAACGGCTCGCGATCGAGTGTCCCGACTGCGGCCAGCGCCACGGCGAGTACTCGTTTCCGCCGGGTGGCCTGAACGGTCGCACGCGAGAAGAGATCGCCGACGCGTTCGACCAGCGGGTGCGCCACCTCCACTGTCTCGCCGCCGACGGCGTCTGCCCGGAGTGTAGCGGTCGAATGGAAACGCACATCGTCGAGGACGGCGTGTGCTGTCTCGGCGTCGGAGTGCGAGTCGACCACGAGTGCGCCCAGTGTGGCCACACCCTCTGCTCGGCCGCCGGCCTGCGCCTGCTCGACCACTCCGAGGTCGTGAGTTTCCACCGTGAACGCGGCGTTCGCCTCGACGAACGCCCCTACTGGACGCTCCCGTGGTGCGTCAGCGACGAGTACACCCGCGTCCTCGAGTGTGATCCATGCCGACTCGAGGTCCGGTTGCCCGTCGACGGCGACGAGCTCCGCGTGGTCATGGACGGCGACCTCGAGGTGCTCGAGACGACGGTCGAGTCGTCGGGTTGA
- a CDS encoding translation initiation factor IF-2 subunit gamma, translated as MAGNRQPEVNIGLVGHVDHGKTTLVQALSGSWTDQHSEEMKRGISIRLGYADATLRQCPDVDEPECYTVEEECPDGSESEPLRTVSFVDAPGHETLMATMLSGAAIMDGAVLVVSANEPVPQPQTEEHLMALDIIGIENIVIAQNKVDLVDGQRARENYEQIQEFVEGTVAEDAPVVPISAGQNVNIDLLIDAIEEHIPTPERDPEADPRMHVARSFDINKPGTTWENLTGGVLGGSLVEGQLEVDDEIEIRPGREIEEGGQTEYQPIQTTVRSLQAGGTGVDVATPGGLLGVGTGLDPSLTKGDALAGRVAGPPGTLPPTWEQFTMDVDLLERVVGADGGETVDEISTGEPLMMTIGTATTVGAVTSARADECEVSLKRPVCAEPGSKIAINRRIGARWRLIGVGTLQE; from the coding sequence ATGGCAGGAAATCGACAACCGGAGGTGAACATCGGACTCGTCGGTCACGTCGACCACGGCAAGACGACGCTGGTCCAGGCACTCAGCGGTTCGTGGACTGACCAGCACTCGGAGGAGATGAAACGCGGTATCTCTATCCGTCTTGGCTACGCAGACGCGACGTTGCGCCAGTGTCCCGACGTGGACGAGCCCGAGTGTTACACCGTCGAGGAGGAGTGTCCAGACGGCTCCGAGAGCGAGCCGTTGCGGACCGTCTCGTTCGTCGACGCCCCGGGTCACGAGACCCTGATGGCGACGATGCTCTCGGGTGCTGCAATCATGGACGGGGCCGTGCTGGTCGTCAGCGCGAACGAGCCCGTTCCCCAGCCCCAGACCGAAGAGCACCTGATGGCGCTCGACATCATCGGCATCGAGAACATCGTCATCGCCCAGAACAAAGTCGACCTGGTCGACGGCCAGCGGGCTCGGGAGAACTACGAACAGATCCAGGAGTTCGTCGAGGGGACCGTCGCTGAAGACGCGCCCGTCGTCCCGATTAGCGCTGGGCAGAACGTCAACATCGACCTGCTCATCGACGCGATCGAAGAGCACATCCCGACGCCCGAGCGTGATCCGGAGGCCGATCCACGGATGCACGTCGCCCGCAGCTTCGACATCAACAAGCCGGGTACCACGTGGGAGAACCTCACCGGCGGCGTCCTCGGCGGGAGCCTGGTCGAGGGGCAACTCGAGGTCGACGACGAGATCGAGATCCGCCCCGGCCGCGAGATCGAAGAGGGCGGCCAGACCGAGTACCAGCCGATCCAGACGACCGTCCGCTCGCTGCAGGCCGGTGGCACCGGCGTCGACGTCGCCACCCCCGGCGGACTGCTCGGCGTCGGGACCGGTCTCGACCCCTCGCTTACCAAAGGCGACGCCCTCGCCGGCCGCGTGGCTGGGCCGCCGGGGACGCTCCCGCCGACCTGGGAGCAGTTCACGATGGACGTCGACCTGCTCGAGCGCGTCGTCGGTGCCGACGGCGGCGAGACGGTCGACGAAATCTCCACCGGCGAACCGCTGATGATGACGATCGGTACGGCGACGACGGTCGGTGCAGTGACCAGCGCGCGCGCAGACGAGTGTGAAGTCAGCCTCAAACGCCCCGTCTGTGCCGAGCCGGGGTCGAAGATCGCGATCAACCGTCGCATCGGTGCACGCTGGCGGCTGATCGGCGTCGGAACGCTCCAGGAATAA
- a CDS encoding PIN domain-containing protein encodes MTERAALDTSALMMPVELDVRLFDELERLLETFEPVTPQPVVEELRRLSEKGGTEGTAANVGHDLAVERCLVVDTEEPYADDALVELAREDVVDYVVTNDLPLRDRVLAENVPVIALRGRNKLAITRP; translated from the coding sequence ATGACCGAACGGGCCGCCCTCGACACGAGCGCGCTCATGATGCCCGTCGAACTCGACGTGCGGCTGTTCGACGAACTCGAGCGCCTCCTCGAGACCTTCGAGCCCGTCACCCCACAGCCGGTCGTCGAAGAACTGCGACGGCTGTCGGAGAAAGGCGGCACCGAGGGCACGGCGGCGAACGTCGGCCACGACCTCGCGGTCGAACGCTGTCTCGTCGTCGACACCGAAGAACCGTATGCGGACGACGCACTCGTCGAACTCGCTCGCGAGGACGTCGTCGACTACGTCGTCACGAACGATCTGCCGCTTCGCGACCGTGTGCTCGCAGAGAACGTACCGGTAATTGCATTACGCGGGAGAAACAAACTTGCAATCACTCGACCATAG
- a CDS encoding DNA-directed RNA polymerase, with protein sequence MYKRVRLKDTVEVPPKELGDVSPQLVKRLLQDKLEGRMDEEVGSVVSVTEVHEIGEGTVLPNRPGVYYEAEFDAVTFDPKMQEVVDGTVVEVVEFGAFVGIGPVDGLLHVSQISDEYLAFDGENQQLASNESNRTLGVDDAVRARIVTKSIDERNPRDSKIGLTAKQPGLGKHGWLKEDREKREATAGE encoded by the coding sequence ATGTACAAACGGGTTAGACTGAAAGACACGGTGGAAGTACCGCCGAAAGAGCTGGGCGACGTCTCGCCACAGCTCGTCAAGCGACTGCTACAGGACAAACTCGAGGGACGCATGGACGAGGAGGTGGGAAGCGTCGTCTCCGTCACTGAGGTCCACGAGATCGGTGAGGGGACAGTCCTGCCGAATCGGCCCGGCGTCTACTACGAGGCCGAGTTCGACGCGGTGACGTTCGATCCCAAGATGCAGGAGGTCGTCGACGGGACCGTCGTTGAGGTCGTGGAGTTCGGTGCCTTCGTCGGCATCGGCCCCGTCGACGGGCTGCTCCACGTCTCGCAGATCTCCGACGAGTACCTCGCGTTCGACGGCGAAAACCAGCAGCTCGCCTCGAACGAGTCGAACCGCACGCTCGGCGTCGACGACGCCGTCCGGGCGCGGATCGTCACCAAGAGCATCGACGAACGCAACCCCCGCGACTCGAAGATCGGTCTCACGGCGAAACAGCCCGGCCTCGGCAAGCACGGCTGGCTGAAAGAAGACCGGGAGAAACGCGAAGCAACGGCGGGTGAGTGA